In the genome of Thermus neutrinimicus, one region contains:
- a CDS encoding DHH family phosphoesterase: MDGNAPDPKYWEKMRLVAEVLKAVEGPIYIATHVDPDGDAIGSSLGLYRALKALGKEAHWVAEPPRFLRFLPKEEEYSDPVEKLPVGATLVALDSAEPSRVVGAPVEGFVINIDHHGTNPRFGHIAVVDPSKAATAQMVKDLIDLLGVEWTAEIATPVLTGILTDTGNFRFANTTPEVLRVAAELVGYGVKLAELTDRLQFRPPSYFRLMGQVLSTVAFHFGGLLVTAHLPEDAKRDEEDSDDFVGLIRYVEGSVVSVFLRKREEGVKVSIRSRGGVSAQNIAVRLGGGGHVPAAGATLKGVDLDRAYEQVLEAVAEELRRAGYL, encoded by the coding sequence ATGGACGGGAACGCTCCCGACCCCAAGTACTGGGAAAAGATGCGCCTAGTGGCCGAGGTCTTAAAGGCGGTGGAAGGCCCCATCTACATCGCCACCCATGTGGACCCCGATGGGGACGCCATCGGCAGCTCCTTGGGACTATACCGGGCCTTAAAGGCCCTGGGGAAGGAGGCCCACTGGGTGGCCGAGCCCCCTAGGTTCCTGCGCTTTTTGCCCAAGGAGGAGGAGTACTCGGACCCCGTGGAAAAGCTTCCCGTGGGGGCCACCCTGGTGGCCCTGGATAGCGCCGAGCCCAGCCGGGTGGTGGGGGCGCCGGTGGAGGGGTTTGTGATCAACATCGACCATCACGGGACCAATCCCCGCTTTGGCCACATTGCGGTGGTGGATCCCTCTAAGGCGGCCACCGCCCAGATGGTGAAGGACCTCATAGATCTCCTGGGGGTGGAGTGGACGGCGGAGATTGCCACCCCCGTGCTCACCGGGATCCTCACCGACACCGGTAACTTCCGCTTCGCCAACACCACCCCCGAGGTCCTGCGGGTGGCGGCGGAGTTGGTGGGGTACGGGGTGAAGCTGGCCGAGCTTACGGATAGGCTTCAGTTCCGCCCCCCCTCCTACTTCCGCCTCATGGGGCAGGTGCTTTCCACCGTGGCCTTCCACTTCGGGGGGCTTCTCGTCACCGCCCACCTTCCCGAGGATGCCAAGCGGGACGAGGAGGACTCCGACGACTTCGTGGGCCTCATCCGTTACGTGGAGGGGAGTGTGGTCTCCGTCTTCCTGCGCAAACGGGAGGAGGGGGTTAAGGTGTCCATCCGTTCCCGGGGTGGGGTTTCCGCCCAGAACATCGCCGTGAGGCTCGGGGGTGGGGGGCATGTGCCCGCGGCTGGGGCTACCTTGAAGGGCGTTGACCTGGACCGGGCCTACGAGCAGGTCCTCGAGGCGGTGGCGGAGGAGCTTCGGCGGGCGGGCTACCTCTAA
- the proS gene encoding proline--tRNA ligase encodes MAKEKGLTPQSQDFSEWYLEVIQKAELADYGPVRGTIVVRPYGYALWENIQGVLDRMFKETGHQNAYFPLFIPMSFLQKEAEHVEGFSPELAVVTHAGGEELEEPLAVRPTSETVIGYMWSKWIKSYRDLPQLLNQWGNVVRWELRTRPFLRTSEFLWQEGHTAHATREEAEEEVRRMLSLYAKLAREYAAIPVVEGMKTEKEKFAGAVYTTTIEALMRDGKALQSGTSHYLGENFARAFDIKFQDKDLQVKYVHTTSWGLSWRFIGAIIMTHGDDQGLILPPRLAPIQVVIVPIYREESRERVLEAAFDLKGRLLQAGLRAHLDDRDQYTPGYKFHEWELKGVPFRIELGPKDLEAGEAVLASRLGGKERLPLEGLPAVLPEKLDAFHQALYQRALDFREAHTRKVDTYEEFKEAVQRGFALAFHCGDRACEKAIQEETAATTRCVPFEAEAEEGVCVRCGRKSAYGKRVFFAKAY; translated from the coding sequence ATGGCGAAGGAGAAGGGCCTAACCCCGCAAAGCCAAGATTTCAGCGAATGGTACCTCGAGGTCATCCAGAAGGCGGAGCTTGCCGATTACGGACCGGTCCGGGGCACCATCGTGGTGCGCCCCTACGGCTACGCCCTGTGGGAGAACATCCAGGGGGTTTTGGACCGCATGTTCAAGGAGACCGGCCACCAAAACGCCTACTTCCCCCTCTTCATCCCCATGAGTTTCCTGCAAAAGGAGGCGGAGCACGTGGAGGGGTTTTCTCCCGAGCTGGCCGTGGTCACCCATGCCGGGGGTGAGGAGCTGGAGGAGCCTTTGGCGGTGCGCCCCACCTCGGAAACCGTGATCGGGTACATGTGGTCCAAGTGGATCAAAAGCTATAGGGATCTGCCCCAGCTTCTCAACCAGTGGGGCAACGTGGTGCGCTGGGAGCTTCGTACCCGGCCCTTCCTACGCACCAGCGAGTTTTTGTGGCAGGAGGGGCACACCGCCCACGCCACCCGGGAGGAAGCCGAGGAAGAGGTGCGCAGGATGCTTTCCCTCTACGCTAAGCTGGCCCGGGAGTATGCGGCCATTCCCGTGGTGGAGGGCATGAAGACGGAAAAGGAGAAGTTTGCCGGGGCCGTCTACACCACCACCATCGAGGCCCTGATGCGGGACGGCAAGGCCCTGCAGTCGGGTACCAGCCACTACCTGGGGGAGAACTTTGCCCGGGCCTTTGACATCAAGTTCCAGGATAAAGACCTCCAGGTGAAGTACGTGCACACCACCAGCTGGGGGCTTTCCTGGCGCTTCATCGGGGCCATCATCATGACCCACGGGGATGACCAGGGGCTCATCCTGCCCCCCCGCCTGGCTCCCATCCAGGTGGTGATCGTGCCCATCTACCGGGAGGAAAGCCGGGAGAGGGTGCTGGAGGCGGCCTTTGACCTGAAGGGGCGCCTTCTTCAGGCGGGGCTTCGCGCGCACCTGGACGACCGGGACCAGTACACCCCCGGGTACAAGTTCCACGAGTGGGAGCTTAAGGGGGTCCCCTTCCGCATCGAGCTTGGGCCCAAGGACCTCGAGGCGGGAGAGGCGGTGTTGGCCAGCCGCCTGGGGGGAAAGGAACGCCTCCCTTTGGAGGGCCTCCCCGCCGTGCTACCCGAGAAGCTGGATGCCTTCCACCAGGCCCTTTACCAACGGGCTTTGGATTTCCGGGAGGCCCACACCCGCAAGGTGGATACCTACGAGGAGTTCAAGGAGGCGGTGCAAAGGGGCTTTGCCCTGGCCTTCCACTGTGGGGACCGGGCCTGCGAGAAGGCCATCCAGGAGGAAACCGCCGCCACCACCCGTTGCGTGCCCTTTGAGGCGGAGGCAGAGGAAGGGGTGTGCGTGCGCTGTGGGCGGAAGAGCGCCTACGGCAAGCGGGTGTTCTTTGCCAAAGCCTATTAG
- a CDS encoding S8 family peptidase: MRRVGYALLASLALGLFACQQQAPSGTTSLSVQGASPQERYLVVFRSETLPPNAQALAQAAGARVLKTLEPIGALTVVADRAAVSRLARNPQVLAVGPERYYSLPKTERILFQEETYGAPTAADNLYKYQWDIRRIGAPVVWQRVPLEVQARATVAVLDTGVMDNHPDLVGQIVDFVATNYCYETAGPNNTPSYPKYTLWIDFDHFDPNNLCTPAPSVLYEAHGTHVSGTVAAAFGGGRVVGVAPGLRIAAYKVFDRIHFTEGDEEYDDVGAFDGPIFAAIIDAAQKGYDVINMSLGGTLDTRNKDDVAAMVAWDRVMKYANRMGTVIVASAGNSAQNANGYIVHIPSDLPTVISVSATGTATPLWQYPYPTNETLNAVPGQDILAFYSNYGAAVDLSAPGGDCGLDENGRSWCFWPSNQRPPGWRYHLILSSVIVNENLPGYAWYAGTSMASPHVAAVAGLVKALHKDWTPGQVRAHLKATAEDIGSRQLFGHGLVDADRATQ, translated from the coding sequence ATGCGTAGGGTTGGGTATGCGCTTTTAGCCAGTTTGGCCCTAGGACTATTCGCCTGCCAGCAGCAAGCTCCAAGCGGGACCACCAGCCTTTCCGTGCAAGGCGCCTCGCCCCAGGAGCGCTACCTGGTGGTCTTCCGGTCAGAAACCCTTCCCCCTAACGCCCAGGCCTTGGCCCAAGCCGCCGGGGCCCGGGTGCTTAAGACCCTGGAGCCCATCGGTGCCCTCACGGTGGTGGCCGACCGGGCAGCCGTAAGCCGGCTGGCCAGGAACCCCCAGGTGCTGGCAGTGGGCCCCGAGCGGTACTACTCCCTGCCCAAGACGGAACGCATCCTTTTCCAAGAGGAAACCTATGGGGCCCCCACGGCCGCCGACAACCTCTACAAGTACCAGTGGGACATCAGGCGGATCGGCGCTCCTGTGGTGTGGCAGAGGGTGCCCCTCGAGGTCCAGGCCCGGGCCACGGTGGCGGTGCTGGATACCGGGGTTATGGACAACCACCCCGACCTAGTGGGCCAGATCGTGGACTTCGTGGCCACCAACTACTGCTACGAAACCGCGGGCCCCAACAACACCCCCAGCTACCCCAAGTACACCCTCTGGATTGACTTTGACCACTTTGACCCCAACAACCTTTGTACCCCAGCCCCCTCGGTCCTCTACGAAGCCCACGGCACCCATGTGTCCGGAACCGTGGCTGCCGCCTTCGGCGGCGGCCGGGTGGTGGGGGTGGCCCCGGGGCTGAGGATCGCCGCCTACAAGGTGTTTGACCGCATTCACTTCACCGAGGGCGACGAGGAGTACGACGACGTGGGTGCCTTTGACGGCCCCATCTTTGCGGCCATCATCGACGCCGCCCAGAAGGGCTACGACGTCATCAACATGAGCCTGGGCGGTACCCTGGACACCCGCAACAAGGACGATGTGGCTGCCATGGTGGCCTGGGACCGGGTGATGAAGTACGCCAACCGCATGGGCACGGTGATCGTGGCCTCAGCGGGGAATAGCGCTCAAAACGCCAACGGCTACATCGTCCACATCCCCTCCGACCTGCCCACGGTGATCTCCGTTTCCGCCACGGGCACCGCCACTCCCCTTTGGCAGTACCCTTACCCCACCAACGAAACCCTAAATGCCGTGCCCGGCCAGGACATACTGGCCTTCTACTCCAATTACGGGGCCGCCGTGGACCTTTCCGCGCCTGGGGGTGACTGCGGTCTGGACGAGAATGGCCGAAGCTGGTGCTTCTGGCCCAGCAACCAGCGCCCCCCCGGGTGGCGCTACCACCTGATCCTTTCCTCCGTCATCGTCAATGAAAACCTTCCCGGCTACGCCTGGTATGCCGGTACCTCCATGGCCAGCCCCCATGTGGCCGCGGTGGCCGGTTTGGTGAAGGCCCTCCACAAGGACTGGACCCCTGGCCAGGTGCGGGCCCACCTGAAGGCCACCGCCGAGGACATAGGGAGCCGGCAACTCTTTGGCCACGGGTTGGTGGACGCCGACCGGGCAACCCAATAG
- a CDS encoding 2,3-bisphosphoglycerate-independent phosphoglycerate mutase — protein sequence MDLFPLLKELQQKSEAKILLVVLDGVGGLPLEPGGATELEAAKTPNLDRLAEESALGLLTPVYPGLTPGSGPGHLALFGYDPFRYQVGRGALSALGLGVDFRDGDVALRGNFATFGPGGRVLDRRAGRPSTQENQRAVARLQEAIPRIEDVEVYFHTESEHRFLVVLRGEGLGDGVTDTDPQKVGLPPLRAEALDEASRKTARIVNLLSERIQEVLKGEPKINGALFRGASRRPSFPSMAEVYGVRAAAIASYPMYKGLASLVGMVVLPVEGEGDAHEGKLKALRENWEQYDFFYLHFKKTDAKGEDGDFWGKVAEIERFDALLPEILALKPDVLALTGDHSTPALLKAHSWHPVPLLLKAPHLRQDAARRFTESEAQKGSLGQLRGVELMPLLLAHAGRLLKYGA from the coding sequence ATGGACCTCTTCCCCTTGCTCAAAGAGCTACAGCAAAAAAGCGAGGCCAAAATCCTCCTGGTGGTCCTGGACGGAGTGGGGGGGCTCCCCCTGGAACCTGGGGGGGCCACGGAGCTGGAGGCCGCCAAGACCCCGAACCTAGACCGCTTGGCGGAGGAAAGCGCCCTAGGCCTTCTCACCCCCGTTTATCCCGGCCTTACCCCGGGCTCCGGCCCCGGGCATCTGGCCCTTTTCGGCTACGATCCCTTCCGCTACCAGGTGGGCCGGGGAGCCTTAAGCGCCCTGGGCCTCGGGGTGGATTTCCGGGATGGGGATGTGGCCCTGAGGGGGAACTTCGCCACCTTTGGGCCAGGGGGCAGGGTCCTGGACCGCCGGGCGGGCCGTCCCAGCACCCAGGAGAACCAGCGGGCGGTGGCCCGCCTGCAGGAGGCCATCCCCCGCATTGAGGACGTGGAGGTCTACTTCCACACGGAAAGCGAACACCGCTTTCTGGTGGTCCTCCGGGGGGAGGGATTGGGGGATGGGGTCACGGACACCGACCCCCAGAAGGTAGGGCTTCCTCCCTTAAGGGCCGAGGCCTTGGACGAGGCCTCCAGGAAAACCGCCCGGATCGTAAACCTCCTTTCGGAGCGCATCCAGGAGGTGCTCAAGGGGGAACCCAAGATCAACGGAGCCCTTTTTCGTGGGGCCTCGAGGCGGCCCTCCTTCCCCAGCATGGCGGAGGTCTACGGGGTAAGGGCCGCGGCCATCGCCAGCTACCCCATGTACAAGGGGCTGGCCAGCCTGGTGGGCATGGTGGTCCTGCCCGTGGAGGGGGAAGGGGACGCCCACGAGGGAAAGCTTAAGGCCCTGAGGGAAAACTGGGAGCAGTACGACTTCTTCTACCTCCACTTCAAGAAGACCGACGCCAAGGGCGAGGACGGGGACTTCTGGGGTAAGGTGGCGGAGATCGAGCGCTTTGACGCCCTTCTTCCGGAAATCCTTGCCCTAAAGCCCGACGTCCTGGCCCTCACCGGGGACCACTCCACCCCCGCCCTCCTCAAGGCCCACTCCTGGCACCCCGTGCCCCTCCTCCTCAAGGCCCCTCACCTGCGCCAGGACGCCGCCCGACGCTTTACCGAGTCCGAGGCCCAAAAGGGAAGCCTAGGGCAGCTGAGGGGAGTGGAGCTCATGCCCCTCCTCCTCGCCCATGCGGGAAGGCTTCTCAAGTACGGGGCCTAG